Part of the Acidimicrobiales bacterium genome is shown below.
GGTCGCGTTCACCCACCGGTACGTGTTCGACCTCCACCCCGACACCGACGTGTACTGGTGCGCGGCCGACATCGGCTGGGTGACCGGGCACAGCTACATCGTCTACGGGCCCCTCGCCAACGGGGCGACCTCGGTGATGTACGAGGGCACCCCCGACCACCCGGGCAAGGACCGGTGGTGGGACATCGTCGAGCGCTACGGGGTGACCATCCTCTACACGGCGCCGACGGCCATCCGGACGTTCATGAAGTGGGGCACCCAGGAGCCCGAGCGCCACGACCTGTCGAGCCTGCGCCTCCTCGGCTCGGTGGGCGAGCCCATCAACCCCGAGGCCTGGATCTGGTACCAGCAGCACATCGGCGGCGGCCGCACCCCGGTCGTCGACACGTGGTGGCAGACCGAGACCGGCGCCATCATGATCAGCCCGCTGCCGGGGGCCACGACCACCAAGCCGGGCTCGGCGACCTTCCCGCTGCCCGGCATCGGCGCCGAGGTGGTGGACGACGCCGGCCGGTCGGTCGAGAAGGGCGGCGGCTACCTCACCCTCACCCGCCCGTGGCCGTCGATGCTGCGGGGCATCTGGGGCGACCCCGAGCGCTACCGGGAGACGTACTGGAGCCGGTACGAGGGCCGCTACTTCGCCGGCGACGGGGCCAAGATCGACAACGAGGGCTACTTCTGGCTGCTCGGCCGGGTCGACGACGTCATGAACGTGTCCGGGCACCGGGTGTCGACCACCGAGGTCGAGTCGGCCCTCGTCGACCACCCGAAGGTGGCCGAGGCCGCCGTCGTCGGGGCCAAGGACGAGACCACCGGCCAGGCCATCATCGCCTTCGTCACCGTCAAGGGCACGACCGAGGCGAGCGAGGAGCTCGGCCAGGAGCTGCGCGGCCACGTCAGCAAGAAGATCGGGGCCATCAGCCGGCCGAAGACGATCATCTTCACCGACGAGCTCCCGAAGACCCGGTCCGGCAAGATCATGCGCCGGCTGCTCCGCGACGTGGCCGAGGGCCGCGACCTCGGCGACACGACGACCTTGGCCGACGCCTCGGTGGTCGACGAGATCCGGCGGCGGGCCGCGGAGGCGCCCCAGGAGGGCTGAGCCTCCGTACACTCCCCGGCCATGATCCGTCGCCTGCTGCTCCTGGCCGCCCTCGTGGCCGCCACCACCCTGGCCTGCTCGAAGAGCGTGGCCACCGCGGATGTCGGCGAGTGCTTCGAGCGGCCAGACGACCTCGGCTCGATCGAGGACTTCGACACGGTCGACTGCGACGAGGCCCACTTCGGGGAGGTCTACGAGACCTTCGACATCGAGGGCGACGACTACCCCGGCGACGAGGCGGTGAGCTCCGAGGCGGAGGAGCGCTGCCTGTCCGCCTTCGAGGGCTACGTCGGCATCCCGTACGCGGAGTCGATCTACGGCTACTTCTCGATCAAGCCGTCCGAGGAGAGCTGGAACGAGGCCGACGACCACGAGGTGCTGTGCGTGCTCACGTCCCTCGACGAGAGCGAGCTGACCGGGTCGAAGAAGGGCTCCAACGAGTAGCGCCGGGGAGCACGGCAACTGGCGCTGGCGGGCCGGGGCCGTCCGCCCCGGCCCGGCCGTCGTGTTCGACATCGACGGCGTGCTGTCCGACGCCGCCGGCCGCCAGCACTACCTCGAGCACCCGACCAGGGACTGGCGGGCGTTCTTCGACGCGTGCGGGGAGGACCCGCTCATCGACGAGGTCGGGCGGCTGCTCGAGGTGCTCGACCCCGGCCTGCACGTCGTGCTGCTGACGGCGAGGCCCATCCGGGTCCAGCCCCAGACCGTGCGGTGGCTGGAGCGCTACGACGTCCGCTGGGACCTGCTCGTCATGCGGGAGCGGACGACCGGGCTGCTCTCGGCGAGGGACTTCAAGCACCGGACGGTCGGCGAGCTGCGGGCCGTCGGGCTCGACCTGCGCCTCGCGTTCGAGGACGACCGCCGGAACGTCGACATGTTCAGGGACGAGGGGGTGCCCTGCATCTACCTCCACTCCGGCTATTACGACTGAGCGACGGCAGGAACTACCCGGCCGGCTCCCGGCGTTGACGAGGACAGCTATGAAGAACACGTTCAAGACCTACGTGCTCCTGGCGGCGCT
Proteins encoded:
- the acs gene encoding acetate--CoA ligase — encoded protein: MSDDTRQAAIEDWLVEERSFPPPDWFKADALVTDTSLYDEADKDVEGFWARQAADLLDWDQEWHTICEWDLPFAKWFVGGKLNVAHNCLDRHVAAGRGDRVAFHWEGEPGDKRTITYADLLAEVQRFANVLKGLGVRKGDRVNIYLPMIPELPVAMLACARIGAPHSVVFGGFSSDALADRINDAEAKVLITADGGWRRGSAVPLKANADVAVANTPTIEHVVVVRRTEADVHMEDGRDRWYHELMAEAEADCPCEPVDSEDLLYLLYTSGTTAKPKGIMHTTGGYLTQVAFTHRYVFDLHPDTDVYWCAADIGWVTGHSYIVYGPLANGATSVMYEGTPDHPGKDRWWDIVERYGVTILYTAPTAIRTFMKWGTQEPERHDLSSLRLLGSVGEPINPEAWIWYQQHIGGGRTPVVDTWWQTETGAIMISPLPGATTTKPGSATFPLPGIGAEVVDDAGRSVEKGGGYLTLTRPWPSMLRGIWGDPERYRETYWSRYEGRYFAGDGAKIDNEGYFWLLGRVDDVMNVSGHRVSTTEVESALVDHPKVAEAAVVGAKDETTGQAIIAFVTVKGTTEASEELGQELRGHVSKKIGAISRPKTIIFTDELPKTRSGKIMRRLLRDVAEGRDLGDTTTLADASVVDEIRRRAAEAPQEG
- a CDS encoding septum formation family protein, whose product is MIRRLLLLAALVAATTLACSKSVATADVGECFERPDDLGSIEDFDTVDCDEAHFGEVYETFDIEGDDYPGDEAVSSEAEERCLSAFEGYVGIPYAESIYGYFSIKPSEESWNEADDHEVLCVLTSLDESELTGSKKGSNE